The Alosa sapidissima isolate fAloSap1 chromosome 6, fAloSap1.pri, whole genome shotgun sequence genome window below encodes:
- the LOC121711779 gene encoding vegetative cell wall protein gp1-like: MDPADSDFPMEELNQVEYTFSRLNSELVKSTDLERRHAICSLMERTISSRPWLQKVPGMATLADQLSGLGKSLQSLLVPSCKPVFEAASLPPDPAPPAHCQGLRVGVLCLQPAASGPEPQPEEFQFPPELLQVPRAPSRRIRAKRWPTWSSDTMPPVPGPEAPSPVPAAHSPDATPAA; this comes from the coding sequence ATGGACCCAGCAGACTCGGATTTCCCAATGGAGGAGCTAAATCAAGTGGAGTACACCTTCAGCAGGCTCAACTCGGAGCTAGTGAAGTCCACTGACTTGGAGCGCCGGCATGCCATTTGTTCTTTGATGGAAAGGACTATTTCCTCAAGGCCTTGGCTACAGAAGGTTCCAGGAATGGCTACCCTGGCTGACCAGCTCTCAGGTCTGGGTAAGAGCCTTCAGTCCCTCCTTGTTCCCTCCTGTAAACCAGTTTTTGAGGCAGCTAGTCTCCCGCCTGACCCTGCCCCTCCAGCCCATTGCCAGGGGCTTAGGGTGGGTGTGCTGTGCCTTCAGCCGGCTGCTTCAGGTCCAGAACCCCAGCCTGAGGAGTTCCAGTTCCCCCCAGAACTCCTCCAGGTCCCTCGGGCTCCCTCCAGGAGGATCCGTGCCAAGCGTTGGCCAACCTGGTCATCCGACACCATGCCTCCTGTGCCCGGTCCAGAGGCGCCCTCTCCTGTGCCCGCAGCCCACTCGCCCGACGCCACGCCTGCAGCCTAG